One genomic segment of Belonocnema kinseyi isolate 2016_QV_RU_SX_M_011 chromosome 2, B_treatae_v1, whole genome shotgun sequence includes these proteins:
- the LOC117167170 gene encoding zinc finger protein 85-like produces MNVCKNDKSVETKEEGIHDQEILQKKSKQRYESKLCTVHVKGDEILAPKKKQTQKKQKIQESKQEKKYKCKKCARSYAQKRSLSSHQKYECDVIPQFQCQFCSKRFKRRNAIRSHVDFVHLKKNLQTKNIRYFCDKCSRSYIWPNDLTRHKRLQHGAVKPKFFCDYCSYTTKQKVDLSHHITLRHLK; encoded by the exons ATGAATGTATGCAAAAATGATAAATCGGTCGAAACAAAGGAAGAAGGCATCCATG atcaagagattctacaaaaaaagagtaAACAAAGGTATGAGTCCAAATTGTGTACGGTACATGTAAAAGGAGATGAAATATTGGCTCCCAAAAAAAAGCAAACCCAAAAGAAGCAGAAAATTCAGGAATCAAAACAGGAAAAGAAatacaaatgtaaaaagtgtgcTCGAAGCTATGCCCAGAAAAGAAGTTTGAGTAGTCATCAAAAATACGAATGCGACGTCATTCCACAGTTCCAATGTCAATTCTGCAGCAAAAGATTTAAGCGGAGAAATGCTATTCGTAGCCACGTGGATTTTGtacatctgaaaaaaaatttacagacaAAGAATATTAGGTATTTTTGCGACAAATGTTCGCGAAGTTACATTTGGCCCAATGATTTAACTCGACATAAACGTTTACAACACGGTGCAGTCAAGCCAAAATTTTTTTGCGATTATTGTTCCTATACAACGAAACAAAAAGTTGACTTGTCGCATCATATTACATTGCGTCatctcaaataa